TCATCTCCGCTTCACTCCTCACGTTCCACGACGCTCCGCTCCGGTGCGCCGCTGTATATGATCCGCATGACCTGTTTTACTTCTTCCAGATTCTTTTTTCCCGGCGCGGTTTCCACGCCCGAACTCATGTCCACTCCGTGCGGCCGCGGCAGGCCCGGTTCTTCCAAGGCCGTCAGAACAGCGGGCAGCGTGGTCGGTCCCAGCCCCCCGGCAAGCAGCCAGGGACGCGGAGACCGCACCCCGGACAGCAAGCCGGGATCAAATCCTCGTCCATGCCCGCCGCCGCCCTTTCCCGCATCCAGCAGCATCCATCCGCACACCGGAGCAAAGCGCTCCAGATCATCCTGCAATGCCCGGGAAGAGGCGTATCGTTCCGGCCAGAACACCTTGATGATCCGTTCCCGGCCCAAGGCGCTGACCAGCTGGCCGCACACTTCAAATCCATGGTTTCCGTCGCGCCCATGCCCGCCGTGCAGCTGGACCATGTCCAGACCACAACGGTGCGTCAGGGCAACGACATCGGACACGCCCTGCTTGACGAACACTCCGACCTTGCGCGCCCCGCCGGATCGAACCAGCGACACCATGGCCGGATCCGCACAACGGCGGCTTGATGCATGGAAAATGAACCCGAGCAGGTCCGCGCCAAGCTCCATGCAAGCCCGGGCCTCCTGCTCCGAGGTCAGACCGCAAATCTTCACCAGGGGCCGCCTCATGAGACCTCCGGTCCCCCGGCCCGGGCCAGGGATCGGACCACGGACCCGGGATCAGGATCCGCCATGATGGCGGTCCCCACCAGCACGGCATCGTACCCCATGGCCGCAGCGGACCGGACCTGGGATGGCTCGGAAACACCGCTCGCCGCGATCCAGACCTCCCCGGCCCCCCGCCGGGCCGCAAGCCGTTCAATATTTCCCCGGTCCACTTCCAACGTGTCCAGATCCCGAGCATTCACCTGAATGATCCCGGCCCCGGCCAGGCGTGCTGATGCAAGATCCTGTTCATCAAAGATCTCCACCACGGCCTCCAATTCCAACGCCGTGGCACGCTGGATCATTGCAGCCAGGGCATCCACGTCCGGAAACATACGCACGATCAACAGCAGGGCCGAAGCCGGGCTGGAGGCCGTGGCATCCACCTGGAGCGGATCAAACAGGAAATCCTTGCGCAGCAGGGGCAATCCATGCCCGGCACAGGCACCCAGGAACGCGAAATCTCCTTTGAAAAATGTCTCCTCCGTGAGCACACTCATGGCAGCGGCTCCATTTTCCTCAAACAACGACGCGGCATCGCGGGGCAGCAATGTGCCGTTGATATGCCCCATGCTGGGCGAGGCTCGCTTATATTCCGCGATAAGCGCCCCTGGACCGCGACCGCGCAACCGCGCTGAAAAGGACGGACGATGCCCGTACCAGGGCCGCGGCATGGCGCCGCGTTCCGCCAGTTCCCGAAGTTGCGCGATTTCCATCGCCTTGGCCTCGCGAAAACGATTCAGCATGCCACCTCCCCGCGTCGCAAGCCGCCCTTGACGTAATCCCGGGCCACCTCGGAACACGATTCCATGTCCCCCTCACCCAGAATATGCAGGCAAGCCGCCAGATTCAGGGCCACCATCTGCATCATGGGTTCCGGTCCCCGGCCCTTGAGGATATCCCGCAGCACGGCCACGGCGTGTTCCTTGCCTTCCACTTCCACAGCCTCGGGCGAAAAACGCCGGAATCCGAGCCGCACAGGATCCACCACCGTCTTGTCCATACGGCCTTTTTCAATGTAATACCCACGGGCCGGGCCAAAGGTGGTCAGCTCGTCGTAGCCGCCTGCACCGTGGATGAGCAGTGCCCGCTCCACGCCCGTAAGCAGCAGAGTCTCGCCCATGAGGTTGAGCATGTCCGGATCGCTGACGCCCAGCAGCTGGTGCGTTGGCCGCGCCGGATTGAGCAGCGGTCCCATGAAGTTGAACAGCGTGCGGATGCCCATACCCTGGCGTACCGGAGCGATATGCTTGAAGGCGGGGTGGTAGGCCGGAGCAAAAAGGAAGACGAAATGATTCCGGTCCAGTTCGGCGGCCACCTGCTCCGGTTCGGTATTCAACTCGCAGCCCAGCGCCTCCAGTGCGTCCGCACTGCCGCAGGAGGAGGACACAGCGCGATTGCCGTGCTTGACCACCTGGTGTCCCATGTCGGCCAGAAACAACGCTGTGGCCGTGGAGCAATTGAAGCTGTTCTTGCCGTCCCCACCTGTGCCGCAGGTGTCGATGCGCGGCCCGGAAAGACCGGTGATCTGCCGGGCATGTTTGAGTCCGGCGCGCACCCCGGCGGCCAGGTCCGTGGAATCCTCGCCCTTGGCCCGCAAGCCCATGAGGAACGCCCCGGCAGCGGCCTGCCCCAAATTCCCGGAAAGCAATTCTTCAAACATACCATCCGCTTGGTCGTCACTGAGTGCCTTGCCTTCCAACAACAACTCCAACACCTGGGCTGAATTCACGGCAGTGGTCATCGTGGTCATGATCCTTCTCTCCTATCTTTCCTGAATATTTAAAAAATTATGCAACAGTTTCGGTCCGTCCGGCGTTAATATGGATTCGGGATGGAACTGCACCCCATGCCAGGGCCGATCCCCATACTCCAACCCCATGACTTCGCCGCGCTCGGTCCGCGCTGTGATCCGCAGCAGCTCCGCTCCTTCCGGCCGCACCACCAGGGAGTGATACCGGCAAACTTCCAGGGGCTGGGGCAGGCCAGCGAACACGCCCTGGCCCTCATGCCGCACCGCCGAAGTCTTGCCGTGCATGATGCGTTCGTTGCGGTTCACTTCCGCACCTGCGAACCGTCCCAGGATCTGATGTCCCAGACAGACGCCCAACAGCGGCACCTCATGGGGCAACAGCGACAAAAACCGCAGGCAATGTCCGGCATTGTCCGGGTGGCTTGGTCCGGGCGAAAGGCAGACCCGCCGCACCCCGGCCACGAACTCCCGGTCCAGCAACTCTTCCCGGTTATTGCGCAGCACCACGGGATCAGCTCCCAGTTGCTGGAAGGCCTGCACCAGGTTGAAGGTGAAGGAATCAAAATTATCGATCAGCAAAAACATCGCCGTCCTCCCTGCCGCGCACCACTTCCCGCAGCACCCGCGCCTTGTTGTTGCATTCCTGCCATTCCTTTTCCGGATCGGAATCGAACACAATGCCCGCCCCGGCCTGCCAGTGGATCTGCTCCCCGCGAATCCACAACGAACGGATGGTGATGCCCGTGTCCAGGCTCACCGGTCCGGCTCCCAGCCCCAGCCAGCCGATGCAGCCCGCATACGGCCCGCGCGGTCGGGATTCCCCGTGCTCCGCTTCCAAATCCGCAATAATCTCCATGGCCCGGATCTTGGGTGCGCCCGAGACCGTCCCGGCCGGAAACGTGGCCGCCAGCACGTCCAGGGCATCCAGCCCGTCCCGCAGTTGCGCATCCACGTAGGACGTCAGGTGCATGACGTGGGAAAAACGCTCCACCTGCATGAACCGCCGCACGTTCACGCTGCCGGGCGCGGCAATACGGCCCAGGTCGTTGCGGCCCAAATCCACCAGCATGACGTGCTCGGCCCGTTCCTTGGGATCCGCCAACAACTCTTCGGCAAGAGACTGGTCCTCGGCCTCGTCCGCGCCCCGGGGCCGCGTTCCCGCAATGGGACGCACTTCCAAATGTCCCCGGTCGCACCGCACCAGCATTTCCGGGGATGATCCCAGCAGGGTCATGTCCTCGCCGGAACCGTCGGGCAGGTGCATGTAAAACATGAACGGCGAAGGGTTGGCCTGACGAAGCCGCCGGTAGATGCGGAACGGCGCATCCGTGAGCGGGGCGGTAAACCGTGTGGAAAGCACCACCTGGATGCATTCCCCGTCACGAATCAATTCCTTGGCCCGTTCTACCGCGGCCTTGTATCCCGCCCGCTCGGGAGTGGATTCCGGCTCTGCCTCGGCAGCGCGTGGCGCTGCAATATCCTGAAAACTCGGCACAGGTTTGGGCAGAGGCTTGTCGTCCCGATCCAAACTCAGGAAGCAGCAACGATGCCGGAGGTGGTCAAAAAGCACCATGCGTCCGGGCAGGGCCAGGGCCAGGTCGGCGTCTTCCGCCGGTAAAGCCGTTTCCAGCTCCGGTTCCAGCAATCCGGCTACCCCGTATCCGAGATACCCGATCAGACTCCGTGTAATGGGCGGCAAATCCTCCCGATCCGATGCCGGGGATCCGTCCTGCTTAGGAAGGGACTGACGGACGTCGATCATGGCCAAGGCCCGCCGCAGCCCCTCCACACAGGGCATGCCGTTCAATTCCGCCAACGGTCGCAAGCGCTGATCCAACACATCCACGGCCAAACGGCCCTGCCGCTGGGTGAACAAACACCGAAAATCCCAGGCCATCAGACTATAGCGACCCAATCGGCCGTCCACTTCCGCGCTTTCAAGCAGAATACCCGGCGCATCGCCCACGAGTCCCAGATAGAGACTGATGGGGGTCTGCACGTCCGCAGGCAACCATTGTCCAAATTGCGTCAACGTCAGTCGCATGCTGCGTCCTCCCCGGTACCGTTCGTCATGTCGTCGTTGTAAACAGTGTTCACCATGTTGTTCAAAGCCTCCTTGCGCCTGGCGCGTGGCTGTCCGGTTATCGGACCCAGCTACCGCTTCGCTTGGTTTTCGCTGCCCCCTGACCGGCGAGGCGGCGCAATATGGGATGGTTCGGAGAGGGGGCTGCCGCAGGACGGCGAGCCCCCGGCGTGAATCAGGACTCGGAACGCCACCACCATCGGGCGTGCTCGGACAAGAGGTCCAGGTCGCCGCCCGCGGCGATGTTCAGAAAGCCCGTGAACTGACGCACGGTTTCCTGGAGGTGTGGATTGGATTCGGAAATGGTCTCAAACAGGTCGGTATCTTCGGTGAGCATCTTGCGCGCCGAGTCCAGCCGACGTTGAAAGGAAGGCGTCAAATATTTTTCAATGCCCGACACCTGCCGCATGGCCGCAAGGTGGGCCACCGTGGAGATAAAGTTCAGCCCCTGCACGTAGGCCACGGCGCGGTCATGTTCTTCGGGGGTGGACAGGAAGGGTTCAAACCCCATGTCCGTAAACAGTGCGTTCACCAACGCCGGGTCCGCGCCCGGTCCCGGGGTTACGGCCACACGGGGAGCGAATCCCTCCGGGATGACCGGCCCGAACAAAGGATGCGTGCCCACCACGGAACCCTTCCAGGCCCGGCGCATGCGGCGCATGGGCAAGACCTTCACGGAGCAGATGTCCGCCAGGATCGCGTCTTCGGCCAGATGCGGCACAACATCCGCGAGCACCGTGTCCAGCGCGGGTACGGGAACACAGAGCAGGACCACGCCGCAGTCCCGAAGCCGGGGCAGTTCTTCCGGGGCGAGCCGGTCGCTGCCCGAAGCCAGATCCAGGCCCACGACCCGCCGGCCGGCCGCCACAGCGCGGCCCGCCAGCAGCGTTCCCATACGCCCCCGCGCCCCCACAAGCCCGAGGCAGGCCGACGCGTTGATCTCGTTTTCTTCCTGCGTGGTCATGACCGTTGTAACTCCAGATTCGCAGGTGACACCTTGGCCCAATCCTCCCAAAAGCCGGGATAGGACTTGGACACGCACAGCACATCGTCCAGCACGGGACGCACCCCGGCAAAGGCCAGCAAGGAAAGGCTCATGGCAATGCGGTGATCCCCGAAGCATTGCAGTTCCACGGATTCTCCGTCCCGCAAGCCTTCGGGTCCGCGACCATGCACAAGCAGCCCGTCCGACGTCTCCTCCACGGGACATCCGGCCCGGGCCAGCTGCGTCTGCATGGCCGCCAGCCGGTCGCACTCCTTCAGGCGCAGATGCGGCACGCCGCGGATCACGGTCTCGCCTCGGGCAAACGCCGCGGTCACGGCCACCGTGGGTACGAGGTCCGGGCAGCGGCCCATGTCCACATCCACGCCCCGCAGGGAGGACGGGTATGCGGTCACCCCGGTGTAGTCCGTGGCAAACCGTGCGCCCATTTGGGCTAAAATTTCCAGCACGGCCCGATCGCCCTGAAGCGAATCCGCGTGCAGGCCTTCCACCCGCACGGGGCGGGAACCCACGATACCGGCCGCCAGCAGATATGAGCCGTTGCTCCAATCCCCTTCCACCCGGTAATCAGCGCCTTCATATTCTCCGGGCTGGATTTCGAACCGGGTCCGGCCGGGTTCGGCACGTTTCAGAGAGCGCCACGGCACGGAGTTCCATTCTCCGCTGTCGTCCCTGGTCTGCACGGAAAATTCAATACCGAAATCCTGCATCACACGAAGTGTCAGCGCCACATAAGGCCAGGAAAGGCTTTTGGAGCCAGTCAAAACAATGCTCATGGGCTTACGGGCCAGGGGCGCGGCCAGAAGCAGGCCGGAAAGATACTGGCTGGATTCCTCCAGGCTGATTTCCACCCGCCCGCCGGACAGCCCCTCGGCGTGCAGCACAAAAGGTGGGCAGCCCTCATTGCCGAGCCAGTCAAATTTCGCGCCCAACCGTTCCAGAGCCGTGGTCAGTTCCCCAATGGGCCGTTCGTGCATGCGGTCCGCCCCATGCACCTTGAACGCGCCGTGACCGGCAGCCAGCACAGCGGTAAGCAATCGACAGCTCGTTCCCGATTCATTCACAAAGATGTCAACGGGTTTTCCCAGGCCCGAGGGATCCGCGCCCTGGCCTCCGCCCAGCGGCCCTTCCTTGAATCCGTCCACACGCAGCAAGGCGTCCTGTTGCGCCATGACTGCGCCGGCCGCTTCCAGGCATTGGCGGGTCACGTCCAGGTCCACGCTTTGCAGGACATTTTCCAGGTCGCACCTTCTGGCTGCCAGACTGGCCGCGATCAGGGCGCGGTGGGAAAGAGACTTGGACGCCGGAGCCGTGATGGTCACCATTTCAGCACTCGTGGACATATCAGCAATTCTCCAGATGCGGTCCGGCCGGGTAGGAACCCAGGAACCGCAGGGTATGGCAATGGTCTCGCAATTCGTCGGTCAACGGCTTGAACGCGGGGTCGGCAAGGTCGCATTCCAAATCCGCGAAGAACACGTATTTCCACCGTTCCCCGCGGGAAGGACGCGATTCCAGCTTGCTCAAGTTCACGCCCCGACGGGAAAAAATCTCCAGCACCGTCCCCAGTGCGCCGGGCCTGTCCGGCGTGGTGAAAAGGATGGAGCTTTTGTCCCGTTCCTTTTCCTGGCCCGGAGCCGGAGCAATGACCAGAAAACGGGTCCAGTTGTCGGGCAGATCCTCCAGATGTTCGGCCAGGACGTTGAGTCCGAAAAGTTCGGCCAGACGCACATGCCCCACCACAGCGGAGCCGTCCCCGGCATCCCGGGCCAGCCGTGCGGCAGCGGCCGTGCTGGACATGGGCAGTCGCGGCGCCTCGGGCAGGTTCGCCTCCAACCATTCCCCACACTGGCCCAGGGCTTTGGAATGGGAATACACGCGGGTGACGTGGCCCAGGCCGGGTACCGCGGCCAACAGCGCATGGCTGATGCGCGAATAGAGTTCCGCCTGCACGAACACGGGATAGCGCATGAACAGGTCCACGGTCTGGCCCACGGTACCCTGGAGCGAATTTTCCAGAGGAACGATGCCCAGCTCGGCACCGCCTTCGGCCACAGCGCGGAAGACCTCCCCCAGGTTCGACTTGGGGGTCAGCTCGGCCATGTGTCCCATGAACTCGATGCCCGCAAAATAGGAGAACGTGCCTTCCGGACCAAGATAGACCACGCGCTCGGGCCGTTGCAGACGGCGGGACGAGGACATGATCTCGCGATAGATGGAATAGAGGTGGCGATCCGGCAGAGGACCGGGGTTGAGCACCTGCAACCGGGTAATGACTTCCTTTTCCCGGCGTGGCTTGAAGATGGGTTCAGCTGATCCGGCCTTGTGCCGCCCCACTTCCAGGCTCACTTCCGCCCGCTGGTTGAGCAGGTCCAAAATGGCTTCGTCCAGGGCGTCGATGCGTTCGCGCATTCCGGTCAGCCCGGTATCGTCGGGCAGCGTGTCCTTCCTGTTCCCGTGCATGGGCCTAGCCTTCCTTGATGTCCTCTTGAATGCGCATTCCGAAATGGCGGCCCGCCTCGTCCGTCCGGCAGAGAATTTCATCCCCTTCCCGCAGGGAGACCACGCTCACGGGTTCGCCGTCCGGACGCACCACGCGGATGGTTTCGGCGTTCTGCAAAAACACCTGCCCCTGTTTCGGTCCGTCCGGCGTGTCCACCCGGGCCTCGATGAGCAGCATGGGCCGCACCTCCACCTTGACCCGGCCGACCGTGCTCAGATTGGTGTTGCCCTGGGCGTCCACCACCAGCACCTGTGATCCGGCGCAAAGCTCTTCCAGATACGAAGTACGGTCCCCGGGCATCTGGGCGTAGGCGTGGACGGCACCAGCATTGATCCGGAACGGACGCGCCGCCACATAGGGATTGGATTCGGTTTCGGCATGCACCAGAAACGTAAAGGCCGAAGAATTGCCCACCAGCATGCCCTGGCCCCGACGCAACATGGAGATGGTGTCCACGCAGACGCGATGCCCCAGCCCGGCGGGACGAATGGCGGTGACCACCGCAGTGGAAAGATCCATGACACCCTGCGAAAGTTTGAGTTCGGAAACAATGGCCTTCAGTTCCGCGGCGGCCTCGGGCAGCACCACCACCCCGGCGACGCCCCGCTCCAAAACACCGGCGGCCAGGCGCGCCCGCTCCAGGGAGCCGACCTCCACCACCACGTCGTCCTGCTGCGCCAGGATGTTTTCCAGGGGGATGATTTCCCACCCCTCGGCCAGGACCACGGCTTCCCCGCCGCGCATCCGGTCCACGGCCTCCTCTTCAGCGGTTTTATCCGTGATGGAGACCACCGGCATGGCCGACTCGGACACGACTTCCACCCGGCCCAGGGACAACACGTCGTCCACGCGCTCCGGTTCGGTAAGGACCGCGTCCACGCCCGATTCGAGCGCCAGGGTCACCAGGTGTTTGTCAAACGGCACAGCCTTGAAAATGATACGTTTCATGAATCCCGCTCGCTTTACTTTCCGTCCACCAAGGCCACGGCCTCGTCCACCTGCATGTCCTCATGTACCACCATGGACAACGCCTGCACCAGCTTGGTCACCCGGGGGTGCTGGAACACGTTGCGCCCCACGGAAAGACCAGCTCCGCCGGCCATCAGAGAATCACGAACCATCTGTAAGAATTCTCCGGTGCTGTCCATTTTCGGACCGCCCGCAATAACCACGGGGATGCAGCATGCGCCCGTCACCCGGGAGAAGCTGTCGGGATCCCCGGTGTAATTCACTTTGACCACATCCGCGCCCAGTTCCGTTCCCACGCGTGCGCAATGCGCCACAACGGCTGGATCGTACTCGTCCTTCACCTTGGGTCCGCGGGCGTAGACCATGGCCAGAAGCGGCATGCCCCAGCGGGCCGCGTCCGTGGCCACCCGGCCCACATCGCGAAGCATGTCGGTTTCGTTGTCGTCCCCCAGGTTCAGATGCACGCTTACGGCATCCGCCCCCAGGCAGACCGCATCCTCCACCGAGGCCACCAGTCCCTTGTAGTTGGGCCGGGGGGAAAGACAGGTGGAGGCGGACAAGTGGACGATCAGTCCCACATCACGCCCTTCGGCACGGTGGCCGCAGCGCACGTTGCCCTTGTGCTCCAGCACGGCATTGGCTCCGCCTTCCACCACGCGGCTCACGGCCTCGCGCATGTCCTCAATGCCCTCAATGGGTCCCACCGTGACGCCATGGTCCATGGGAACCACGATGGTTCGGTGGGTGTTGCGGTTGAAGATCCGCTCCAGCCGGATGGCTTTTCCAATATGCATAATCCTGCTCCGTAGTGTTGCGGACCGAGGCACCGGGACCATGAAACAAACAAAGGGCCACCGGCATTTTGCCAGCGGCCCTTTGAAGAGATTCACCTGATGATACTGTACGTTAGGCTACAACTCTCCCGTGACCGCTGACGCGGGTAAACCAATACCAAAAATAAAAGGAGGCGAACACGCCGAGGTCTTTGTGAGAGTTCATGCTTTTTGGCTACTGAAGCTCCTTAAAGCTGTCAACCATTTTTTTTCGTTCATCACATACAGTATGTGTGGGAACATTTTTTTCTTCGGCGGACTGGAGCACCGTGCGCCCATTCCGACATATTCAGAACACGTCCTTCAAGATCCCACGGGTCCGTGGGAACGTAAACCACCCCACGCGCACCCCACACCCCACGTTTTGTCATCGGTTCTTTTTTGAGGGCAAAAAAAAGGACGATACCGCCTACTTTTGTATCCACCTTCCATGCACCTACCCCGATTGTCACGCTGGGAGGAAAATAGTTCAAATTAACTTTTTTGTAAATTTACAAGTTTTATAGACTAAATTTCTACGTAAATTTGACAATTTTGAAATATTTTGTCTTGACGTAAAACCTGTTTCTTCAATAATTCCAGAGAGGTGCCAACTTTGGCACGGTCACTGC
The DNA window shown above is from Paucidesulfovibrio gracilis DSM 16080 and carries:
- a CDS encoding phosphoribosylanthranilate isomerase → MRRPLVKICGLTSEQEARACMELGADLLGFIFHASSRRCADPAMVSLVRSGGARKVGVFVKQGVSDVVALTHRCGLDMVQLHGGHGRDGNHGFEVCGQLVSALGRERIIKVFWPERYASSRALQDDLERFAPVCGWMLLDAGKGGGGHGRGFDPGLLSGVRSPRPWLLAGGLGPTTLPAVLTALEEPGLPRPHGVDMSSGVETAPGKKNLEEVKQVMRIIYSGAPERSVVEREE
- a CDS encoding indole-3-glycerol phosphate synthase TrpC, coding for MLNRFREAKAMEIAQLRELAERGAMPRPWYGHRPSFSARLRGRGPGALIAEYKRASPSMGHINGTLLPRDAASLFEENGAAAMSVLTEETFFKGDFAFLGACAGHGLPLLRKDFLFDPLQVDATASSPASALLLIVRMFPDVDALAAMIQRATALELEAVVEIFDEQDLASARLAGAGIIQVNARDLDTLEVDRGNIERLAARRGAGEVWIAASGVSEPSQVRSAAAMGYDAVLVGTAIMADPDPGSVVRSLARAGGPEVS
- the trpD gene encoding anthranilate phosphoribosyltransferase, with product MTTAVNSAQVLELLLEGKALSDDQADGMFEELLSGNLGQAAAGAFLMGLRAKGEDSTDLAAGVRAGLKHARQITGLSGPRIDTCGTGGDGKNSFNCSTATALFLADMGHQVVKHGNRAVSSSCGSADALEALGCELNTEPEQVAAELDRNHFVFLFAPAYHPAFKHIAPVRQGMGIRTLFNFMGPLLNPARPTHQLLGVSDPDMLNLMGETLLLTGVERALLIHGAGGYDELTTFGPARGYYIEKGRMDKTVVDPVRLGFRRFSPEAVEVEGKEHAVAVLRDILKGRGPEPMMQMVALNLAACLHILGEGDMESCSEVARDYVKGGLRRGEVAC
- a CDS encoding anthranilate synthase component II — translated: MFLLIDNFDSFTFNLVQAFQQLGADPVVLRNNREELLDREFVAGVRRVCLSPGPSHPDNAGHCLRFLSLLPHEVPLLGVCLGHQILGRFAGAEVNRNERIMHGKTSAVRHEGQGVFAGLPQPLEVCRYHSLVVRPEGAELLRITARTERGEVMGLEYGDRPWHGVQFHPESILTPDGPKLLHNFLNIQER
- a CDS encoding anthranilate synthase component I family protein, which gives rise to MRLTLTQFGQWLPADVQTPISLYLGLVGDAPGILLESAEVDGRLGRYSLMAWDFRCLFTQRQGRLAVDVLDQRLRPLAELNGMPCVEGLRRALAMIDVRQSLPKQDGSPASDREDLPPITRSLIGYLGYGVAGLLEPELETALPAEDADLALALPGRMVLFDHLRHRCCFLSLDRDDKPLPKPVPSFQDIAAPRAAEAEPESTPERAGYKAAVERAKELIRDGECIQVVLSTRFTAPLTDAPFRIYRRLRQANPSPFMFYMHLPDGSGEDMTLLGSSPEMLVRCDRGHLEVRPIAGTRPRGADEAEDQSLAEELLADPKERAEHVMLVDLGRNDLGRIAAPGSVNVRRFMQVERFSHVMHLTSYVDAQLRDGLDALDVLAATFPAGTVSGAPKIRAMEIIADLEAEHGESRPRGPYAGCIGWLGLGAGPVSLDTGITIRSLWIRGEQIHWQAGAGIVFDSDPEKEWQECNNKARVLREVVRGREDGDVFADR
- a CDS encoding prephenate dehydrogenase/arogenate dehydrogenase family protein; the encoded protein is MTTQEENEINASACLGLVGARGRMGTLLAGRAVAAGRRVVGLDLASGSDRLAPEELPRLRDCGVVLLCVPVPALDTVLADVVPHLAEDAILADICSVKVLPMRRMRRAWKGSVVGTHPLFGPVIPEGFAPRVAVTPGPGADPALVNALFTDMGFEPFLSTPEEHDRAVAYVQGLNFISTVAHLAAMRQVSGIEKYLTPSFQRRLDSARKMLTEDTDLFETISESNPHLQETVRQFTGFLNIAAGGDLDLLSEHARWWWRSES
- a CDS encoding 3-phosphoshikimate 1-carboxyvinyltransferase; its protein translation is MSTSAEMVTITAPASKSLSHRALIAASLAARRCDLENVLQSVDLDVTRQCLEAAGAVMAQQDALLRVDGFKEGPLGGGQGADPSGLGKPVDIFVNESGTSCRLLTAVLAAGHGAFKVHGADRMHERPIGELTTALERLGAKFDWLGNEGCPPFVLHAEGLSGGRVEISLEESSQYLSGLLLAAPLARKPMSIVLTGSKSLSWPYVALTLRVMQDFGIEFSVQTRDDSGEWNSVPWRSLKRAEPGRTRFEIQPGEYEGADYRVEGDWSNGSYLLAAGIVGSRPVRVEGLHADSLQGDRAVLEILAQMGARFATDYTGVTAYPSSLRGVDVDMGRCPDLVPTVAVTAAFARGETVIRGVPHLRLKECDRLAAMQTQLARAGCPVEETSDGLLVHGRGPEGLRDGESVELQCFGDHRIAMSLSLLAFAGVRPVLDDVLCVSKSYPGFWEDWAKVSPANLELQRS
- the pheA gene encoding prephenate dehydratase, giving the protein MHGNRKDTLPDDTGLTGMRERIDALDEAILDLLNQRAEVSLEVGRHKAGSAEPIFKPRREKEVITRLQVLNPGPLPDRHLYSIYREIMSSSRRLQRPERVVYLGPEGTFSYFAGIEFMGHMAELTPKSNLGEVFRAVAEGGAELGIVPLENSLQGTVGQTVDLFMRYPVFVQAELYSRISHALLAAVPGLGHVTRVYSHSKALGQCGEWLEANLPEAPRLPMSSTAAAARLARDAGDGSAVVGHVRLAELFGLNVLAEHLEDLPDNWTRFLVIAPAPGQEKERDKSSILFTTPDRPGALGTVLEIFSRRGVNLSKLESRPSRGERWKYVFFADLECDLADPAFKPLTDELRDHCHTLRFLGSYPAGPHLENC
- a CDS encoding 3-dehydroquinate synthase II family protein — its product is MKRIIFKAVPFDKHLVTLALESGVDAVLTEPERVDDVLSLGRVEVVSESAMPVVSITDKTAEEEAVDRMRGGEAVVLAEGWEIIPLENILAQQDDVVVEVGSLERARLAAGVLERGVAGVVVLPEAAAELKAIVSELKLSQGVMDLSTAVVTAIRPAGLGHRVCVDTISMLRRGQGMLVGNSSAFTFLVHAETESNPYVAARPFRINAGAVHAYAQMPGDRTSYLEELCAGSQVLVVDAQGNTNLSTVGRVKVEVRPMLLIEARVDTPDGPKQGQVFLQNAETIRVVRPDGEPVSVVSLREGDEILCRTDEAGRHFGMRIQEDIKEG
- a CDS encoding 2-amino-3,7-dideoxy-D-threo-hept-6-ulosonate synthase → MHIGKAIRLERIFNRNTHRTIVVPMDHGVTVGPIEGIEDMREAVSRVVEGGANAVLEHKGNVRCGHRAEGRDVGLIVHLSASTCLSPRPNYKGLVASVEDAVCLGADAVSVHLNLGDDNETDMLRDVGRVATDAARWGMPLLAMVYARGPKVKDEYDPAVVAHCARVGTELGADVVKVNYTGDPDSFSRVTGACCIPVVIAGGPKMDSTGEFLQMVRDSLMAGGAGLSVGRNVFQHPRVTKLVQALSMVVHEDMQVDEAVALVDGK